Proteins encoded in a region of the Streptomyces sp. PCS3-D2 genome:
- a CDS encoding TetR/AcrR family transcriptional regulator, which translates to MAKDVVPEEARRRRRPTRQGTVLSERLIVETALRMVREHGSAGLSARRLGAALGADPSTLYRYFEGMDGLTLAIGEELIGRALAGWAPTGRWRDDLRTLGLRIHGAYLAHPQAALLTASRVTGRPREIAADEAILGILRGAGFADEDAVRIYHAYIDQSLAFAALDAGPLALSAEARASDEERWESTYARLPADAYPNIAATAGLLAARMPHSAYPVALEMLLDTAERQLADARG; encoded by the coding sequence ATGGCGAAGGACGTGGTTCCCGAGGAGGCGCGCAGGCGACGGCGGCCAACCCGGCAGGGGACGGTGCTCTCCGAGCGGCTGATCGTCGAGACGGCGCTGCGGATGGTGCGCGAGCACGGCAGCGCGGGCCTGTCCGCCCGGCGGCTCGGCGCCGCCCTGGGCGCGGACCCCAGCACCCTCTACCGGTACTTCGAGGGCATGGACGGCCTCACCCTCGCCATCGGCGAGGAGCTGATCGGCCGGGCACTGGCCGGCTGGGCTCCCACCGGCAGGTGGCGCGACGACCTGCGCACCCTCGGCCTGCGGATCCACGGCGCCTATCTCGCCCACCCGCAGGCCGCCCTGCTGACCGCGAGCCGGGTGACCGGACGGCCGCGTGAGATCGCGGCCGACGAGGCGATCCTGGGCATCCTGCGCGGAGCGGGCTTCGCGGACGAGGACGCGGTGCGGATCTACCACGCCTACATCGACCAGAGCCTGGCCTTCGCGGCCCTCGACGCGGGCCCGCTCGCCCTGTCGGCCGAGGCGCGCGCGTCGGACGAGGAACGCTGGGAGTCGACGTACGCCCGTCTGCCGGCCGACGCCTACCCGAACATCGCCGCCACCGCAGGGCTGCTCGCCGCCCGGATGCCGCACAGCGCCTACCCCGTCGCGTTGGAGATGCTGCTGGACACGGCGGAGCGGCAGCTGGCGGATGCCCGCGGCTGA
- a CDS encoding saccharopine dehydrogenase family protein, whose product MRVLLVGAGGVGSAITKIAARRDFFDHFVVADYDLARAQAAVAALGADEKRFGARRVDASDEAAVTALLAEHACDVLMNATDPRFVMPLFNAALAAGSHYVDMAMSLSRPHPEHPHSECGVKLGDEQFEQAAQWEKSGRLALVGMGVEPGLSDVFARYAADELFDDIEEIGIRDGANLTVEGHDFAPSFNIWTTIEECLNPPVVYESERGWFTTEPFSEPEVFDFPEGIGPVECVNVEHEEVLLVPRWVGARRVTFKYGLGEDFIGKLRTLHALGLDSTVRVPVRGEDGAEVRVSPRDVVAACLPDPATLGDRMTGKTCAGTWVKGTKEGLPREVYLYHVVDNQWSMREYGSQAVVWQTAVNPVVALELLATGAWSGSGVLGPEALPPLPFLDLLTAYGSPWALREQDPAPAAGH is encoded by the coding sequence ATGCGTGTTCTGCTTGTGGGTGCCGGCGGTGTCGGAAGCGCGATCACCAAGATCGCCGCTCGCCGCGACTTCTTCGACCACTTCGTCGTAGCCGACTACGATCTGGCCCGCGCGCAGGCCGCGGTCGCCGCCCTGGGTGCCGACGAGAAGCGCTTCGGCGCTCGCCGCGTCGACGCCTCCGACGAGGCGGCGGTGACCGCGCTGCTCGCCGAGCACGCGTGCGACGTACTGATGAACGCCACCGATCCGCGCTTTGTGATGCCCCTGTTCAACGCCGCATTGGCGGCGGGCAGCCACTACGTCGACATGGCCATGTCCCTCTCCCGCCCGCACCCGGAGCACCCGCACAGCGAGTGCGGGGTCAAGCTCGGCGACGAGCAGTTCGAACAGGCCGCGCAGTGGGAGAAGTCGGGCCGCCTGGCGCTCGTCGGCATGGGCGTCGAGCCCGGCCTGTCGGACGTCTTCGCCCGCTACGCGGCCGACGAGCTCTTCGACGACATCGAGGAGATCGGCATCCGCGACGGCGCGAACCTGACCGTCGAGGGCCATGACTTCGCCCCGTCCTTCAACATCTGGACGACGATCGAGGAGTGTCTGAACCCTCCGGTGGTCTACGAGAGCGAGCGCGGCTGGTTCACCACCGAGCCGTTCAGCGAGCCTGAGGTCTTCGACTTCCCCGAGGGCATCGGGCCGGTCGAGTGCGTCAACGTCGAACACGAGGAGGTCCTCCTCGTACCGCGCTGGGTCGGCGCCCGCCGGGTGACCTTCAAGTACGGCCTCGGCGAGGACTTCATCGGCAAGCTCAGGACGCTGCACGCCCTGGGGCTGGACTCCACCGTCCGGGTGCCGGTCCGCGGGGAGGACGGCGCAGAGGTCCGGGTCTCGCCGCGCGACGTGGTGGCTGCCTGCCTGCCCGACCCGGCGACGCTCGGGGACCGGATGACGGGGAAGACCTGCGCCGGGACCTGGGTCAAGGGCACCAAGGAGGGCCTGCCGCGCGAGGTGTACCTCTACCACGTGGTCGACAACCAGTGGTCGATGCGCGAGTACGGTTCCCAGGCCGTCGTCTGGCAGACCGCCGTCAACCCGGTGGTGGCCCTCGAACTGCTCGCGACCGGGGCGTGGTCCGGTTCCGGTGTCCTGGGCCCCGAGGCCCTGCCGCCGCTGCCGTTCCTGGACCTGCTGACGGCGTACGGCTCCCCCTGGGCCCTGCGCGAGCAGGACCCCGCCCCGGCCGCAGGCCACTGA
- a CDS encoding APC family permease produces MVEDTPRTPQAATLRPDAIGFVDALAVGLNATSPAYSLAAVIGPIVALVGVHAPGVMLASFVPMVLIASAFYYLNRADPDCGTTFSWVTRALGPTAGWLGGWAITMAGVLVVGSLADVAVTFGLLAVGLDGWAGDTVIRQALTVLVIVVMAALCVRDTQAAARLQNVLVLLQTACLFVFAGVALYRVHAGTASPGALRPAADWLDPFGAGGTALTGGLLLGVFVYWGWESAVNLTEETKDPSSAPGRAGIWSTVVLLATYVCVAFAVVAYAGTGYLAAHADDEEAVFASLAREALGGWDWIVLLAVATSALASTQTTIIPASRTALSMARRHALPSRFGLIHPRFRTPAVSTWWVAGTATVWYLLIHRISENALADSLTALSLLIAFYYALTGIACAVYHRRRLTAGLREFLLIGVGPLVGAGMLVWLLAESVADMADPANSYGGTPWFGMGPPLVIALGLSLVGVLLMLVRRAASGAFWTERPTTAPDPAPYRPEASPRRPVASTTGE; encoded by the coding sequence ATGGTCGAAGACACCCCGCGGACGCCGCAGGCCGCCACGCTCAGACCGGACGCGATCGGGTTCGTCGACGCGCTCGCCGTCGGGCTCAACGCCACTTCGCCGGCGTACTCCCTGGCCGCGGTGATCGGGCCGATCGTCGCGCTGGTCGGCGTGCACGCTCCCGGGGTGATGCTCGCTTCGTTCGTACCGATGGTTCTCATCGCATCCGCTTTCTACTACCTCAACCGCGCCGACCCCGACTGCGGCACGACCTTCTCCTGGGTGACCCGCGCGCTGGGTCCCACGGCCGGCTGGCTGGGCGGCTGGGCGATCACGATGGCCGGGGTCCTGGTCGTCGGCTCGCTCGCGGACGTGGCCGTGACCTTCGGGCTGCTGGCCGTCGGTCTGGACGGCTGGGCGGGCGACACCGTGATCCGCCAGGCGCTGACCGTGCTCGTGATCGTGGTGATGGCGGCGCTGTGCGTACGGGACACGCAGGCCGCGGCCCGGCTGCAGAACGTCCTGGTCCTCCTGCAGACCGCCTGCCTGTTCGTCTTCGCGGGCGTGGCCCTCTACCGGGTCCACGCCGGCACCGCCTCCCCGGGAGCCCTGCGTCCGGCCGCCGACTGGCTCGACCCGTTCGGGGCCGGCGGGACGGCACTGACCGGCGGCCTGCTCCTCGGCGTCTTCGTCTACTGGGGCTGGGAGTCGGCCGTGAACCTCACCGAGGAGACGAAGGACCCCTCCTCGGCGCCGGGCCGGGCCGGCATCTGGTCGACCGTGGTGCTCCTGGCCACCTACGTCTGCGTGGCCTTCGCGGTCGTCGCCTACGCCGGCACCGGCTACCTCGCCGCGCACGCCGACGACGAGGAGGCCGTCTTCGCCTCCCTGGCCCGCGAGGCCCTCGGCGGCTGGGACTGGATCGTCCTCCTGGCCGTCGCCACCTCGGCGCTCGCGTCGACCCAGACGACGATCATCCCGGCGTCGCGCACCGCCCTGTCCATGGCGCGTCGGCACGCCCTGCCCAGCCGCTTCGGCCTGATCCACCCCCGGTTCCGCACCCCCGCCGTCAGCACCTGGTGGGTCGCGGGCACGGCCACCGTCTGGTACCTGCTCATCCACCGGATCAGCGAGAACGCCCTCGCCGACTCCCTGACCGCCCTGTCCCTGCTGATCGCCTTCTACTACGCCCTCACCGGCATCGCCTGCGCGGTCTACCACCGGCGCCGGCTCACCGCTGGCCTGCGCGAGTTCCTGCTCATCGGGGTCGGGCCGCTCGTCGGCGCGGGCATGCTGGTCTGGCTGCTGGCGGAGTCGGTGGCCGACATGGCGGACCCGGCGAACTCCTACGGCGGAACGCCCTGGTTCGGCATGGGTCCGCCGCTGGTGATCGCCCTTGGGCTGAGCCTCGTCGGAGTGCTCCTGATGCTCGTCCGGCGCGCGGCGTCCGGCGCGTTCTGGACCGAACGTCCCACCACCGCCCCGGACCCCGCCCCGTACCGGCCCGAGGCCTCGCCCCGGCGCCCCGTCGCCTCCACCACCGGAGAGTGA
- a CDS encoding TOMM precursor leader peptide-binding protein translates to MAHASYHAVAETRPRIRRDVLFTETPDGVLFHNADGGFRLTAKSAYRFATLIVPHLTGEHSVADLCRGLGEAQQAMVGELVRTLYERDFARPVAAPDASAAEKPAPAPDVARRYAPQIAYADHYADDAEARFLRFRDTRVAVLGDDDVARWCASSLIRNGCALVGVTPALRTSPPGTPELDAEAAEAVADGCPVELRTLPTAPDRQPSWSELSEYDLVVVTGGRTAPARLLPLLRTGIPAGRTLLPAWSYGADAVIGPLMTSTATGCWACAALRLGAAAGRDGAAAAELWSALALPGGPAASGPEPGRPLAAMIGNLLGYEVFRTTSGALPAETAGQVIVQDMASLDVTAEPLLAHPRCPFCAPDEEATSRATAPVDLAEAGTTCTPALPTLDTARAAEALVEELNRRSALVRPYTGVFTRYADEPLTQIPLKLSVVEFGTGPAASRAIAAFDVHHVAGARMRALDAAAVVYAEHVVPAYGVAARGEAAVAEGSLTIASGLPGTAAAWQPAVSLVTKEPALVPAGAVRPFGPHNGDRLFERTRAGAGAGPSPADAAAAGLLSALAHDALLRAVRGAAALPVPLPDGSDDSGDTGDAELVFLVRSADRLGLAVELLDLGEAAHSGVQVLLARAGERWAVGACLDRRTATVTALRDLLGAVQFERDEDAPGGPADTGDPLLADLDARTLTVATDGRSADGRSADGWSEVLDRLRSAGRDVYAVSTGTPDLASAGLHTARVLLTSAQEPGDDH, encoded by the coding sequence ATGGCCCACGCCAGCTATCACGCCGTTGCCGAGACCCGTCCCCGGATCCGCCGGGACGTGCTGTTCACCGAGACGCCCGACGGCGTGCTGTTCCACAACGCGGACGGCGGCTTCCGGCTCACGGCCAAGTCCGCCTACCGCTTCGCGACGCTGATCGTCCCCCACCTCACCGGCGAGCACTCGGTCGCCGACCTGTGCCGGGGGCTCGGCGAGGCACAGCAGGCCATGGTCGGCGAACTCGTGCGGACCCTGTACGAAAGGGACTTCGCCCGTCCTGTCGCCGCCCCCGACGCATCCGCGGCCGAGAAGCCGGCGCCCGCCCCCGACGTGGCCCGCCGGTACGCCCCGCAGATCGCCTACGCCGACCACTACGCCGACGACGCCGAAGCACGGTTCCTGCGCTTCCGCGACACCCGCGTGGCCGTCCTCGGCGACGACGACGTCGCCCGCTGGTGCGCATCGAGCCTGATACGCAACGGCTGCGCGCTCGTCGGCGTGACACCGGCCCTCCGCACCTCACCGCCCGGCACGCCCGAGCTCGACGCCGAGGCGGCCGAGGCCGTCGCCGACGGCTGCCCGGTGGAGCTGCGTACCCTGCCGACGGCCCCGGACCGGCAGCCCTCCTGGTCCGAACTGTCCGAGTACGACCTCGTGGTCGTCACCGGCGGGCGCACCGCGCCCGCACGCCTGCTGCCGCTGCTGCGCACCGGCATCCCGGCCGGCCGCACCCTCCTGCCGGCCTGGTCCTACGGGGCCGACGCCGTCATCGGCCCGCTCATGACCTCCACCGCCACCGGCTGCTGGGCCTGCGCCGCGCTCCGGCTCGGCGCGGCCGCGGGCCGCGACGGTGCCGCGGCGGCCGAGCTCTGGAGCGCCCTGGCCCTGCCGGGCGGGCCGGCCGCGTCCGGCCCGGAGCCCGGGCGGCCACTGGCCGCGATGATCGGCAACCTCCTCGGCTACGAGGTCTTCCGCACCACCAGCGGGGCGCTGCCCGCCGAGACCGCAGGCCAGGTGATCGTGCAGGACATGGCTTCGCTGGACGTGACGGCCGAACCGCTCCTGGCCCACCCGCGCTGCCCGTTCTGCGCCCCGGACGAAGAGGCGACGAGCCGGGCCACGGCCCCCGTGGACCTCGCCGAAGCCGGTACCACCTGCACCCCCGCCCTGCCCACCCTGGACACCGCACGTGCGGCGGAGGCCCTGGTGGAGGAGCTGAACCGGCGCTCCGCGCTCGTCCGTCCGTACACCGGCGTCTTCACGCGCTACGCCGACGAGCCGCTGACCCAGATCCCCCTCAAGCTGAGCGTGGTCGAGTTCGGCACCGGACCCGCGGCCTCCCGGGCGATCGCGGCCTTCGACGTCCACCACGTCGCCGGGGCCCGGATGCGGGCGCTCGACGCGGCGGCCGTGGTCTACGCCGAGCACGTCGTCCCCGCGTACGGTGTAGCCGCCCGTGGCGAAGCCGCGGTCGCGGAAGGCTCGCTGACCATCGCCTCCGGGCTGCCCGGTACGGCCGCCGCCTGGCAGCCGGCCGTCTCCCTGGTCACGAAGGAACCCGCCCTCGTGCCGGCGGGCGCCGTACGCCCCTTCGGCCCGCACAACGGCGACCGGCTCTTCGAGCGGACCCGCGCCGGCGCCGGCGCCGGACCCTCGCCCGCCGACGCGGCCGCCGCGGGCCTGCTCTCCGCCCTGGCCCACGACGCCCTGCTGCGGGCCGTCCGCGGGGCGGCGGCCCTGCCGGTGCCGCTGCCGGACGGCAGCGACGACAGCGGCGACACCGGCGACGCCGAACTCGTTTTCCTCGTACGGTCGGCGGACCGGCTCGGGCTCGCCGTCGAGCTCCTCGACCTCGGCGAGGCCGCGCACTCCGGTGTCCAGGTGCTCCTCGCCCGGGCCGGGGAACGCTGGGCCGTGGGCGCCTGCCTGGACCGACGAACGGCGACGGTGACCGCGCTGCGGGACCTGCTGGGCGCCGTGCAGTTCGAGCGGGACGAGGACGCGCCCGGCGGACCGGCCGACACGGGTGATCCCCTGCTGGCCGACCTCGACGCCCGCACGCTCACCGTCGCGACCGACGGCCGGTCCGCCGACGGCCGGTCCGCCGACGGTTGGTCCGAGGTGCTCGACCGGCTGCGGTCGGCGGGCCGCGACGTCTACGCCGTGTCCACCGGCACCCCGGACCTGGCCTCGGCCGGACTCCACACCGCCAGAGTGCTGCTGACCTCCGCTCAGGAGCCGGGCGATGACCACTGA
- a CDS encoding alpha/beta hydrolase, with protein MPDRPVLEPAAQAFADATAEPPFLYEIPVADGRKAVDDVQSGDGVTLPPVDQEWLTVPGGPTGEVRTRIVRPRGATGPLPVVLYLHGAGWVFGNAHTHDRLVRELAVGAGAALVFPEYDLSPEARYPVAIEQNYAVARWITADGGRHGLDGGRLAVAGDSVGGNMSAALTLMAKERGDVRLVQQVLFYPVTDAAFDSASYQEFAEGYFLRRDAMRWFWDQYTTDPAQRAEITASPLRAGTDQLTGLPPALVITAEADVLRDEGEAYAAKLRAAGVPVTALRALGTIHDFVMLNALRETAAANLAIGLAVDTLREALA; from the coding sequence ATGCCCGACCGCCCCGTCCTGGAGCCCGCCGCCCAGGCCTTCGCCGACGCCACCGCCGAGCCGCCGTTCCTCTACGAGATCCCCGTCGCCGACGGCCGCAAGGCCGTGGACGACGTCCAAAGCGGCGACGGCGTCACCCTGCCGCCCGTGGACCAGGAGTGGCTCACCGTCCCCGGCGGCCCGACCGGCGAGGTCCGCACCCGGATCGTCCGCCCGCGCGGCGCCACCGGCCCGCTCCCCGTGGTCCTCTACCTCCACGGCGCCGGCTGGGTCTTCGGCAACGCCCACACCCACGACCGCCTCGTGCGCGAACTCGCCGTGGGCGCCGGGGCGGCCCTGGTCTTCCCCGAGTACGACCTCTCCCCCGAGGCCCGCTACCCGGTGGCCATCGAGCAGAACTACGCCGTCGCCCGCTGGATCACCGCAGACGGCGGCCGGCATGGTCTCGACGGCGGCCGTCTCGCCGTCGCCGGAGACTCGGTGGGCGGCAACATGAGCGCCGCCCTCACCCTGATGGCCAAGGAGCGCGGCGACGTCCGCCTCGTCCAGCAGGTCCTCTTCTACCCGGTGACCGACGCCGCCTTCGACAGCGCGTCCTACCAGGAGTTCGCGGAGGGCTACTTCCTGCGGCGCGACGCCATGCGCTGGTTCTGGGACCAGTACACGACCGACCCGGCCCAGCGCGCCGAGATCACCGCCTCCCCGCTGCGGGCCGGCACCGATCAGCTCACCGGGCTGCCTCCGGCCCTGGTCATCACGGCCGAGGCCGATGTGCTGCGCGACGAGGGCGAGGCGTACGCGGCCAAGCTCCGGGCGGCCGGGGTGCCGGTCACCGCGCTGCGCGCGCTGGGGACCATCCACGACTTCGTCATGCTGAACGCCCTGCGGGAGACCGCGGCTGCGAACCTGGCCATCGGACTCGCCGTCGACACCCTGCGCGAGGCCCTGGCCTGA
- a CDS encoding DUF4235 domain-containing protein: MKASTVAYKPAGMALGALGGALAGIAFRQVWKRLGHEDDAPNATDEDRSWREVLIAAVLQGAVFAAVKAAIDRGGAVAVRRLTGTWPD; encoded by the coding sequence ATGAAGGCCTCGACCGTCGCGTACAAGCCCGCCGGGATGGCCCTCGGCGCCCTCGGAGGCGCGCTGGCCGGCATCGCGTTCAGGCAGGTGTGGAAGCGGCTCGGCCACGAGGACGACGCACCGAACGCCACCGACGAGGACCGGTCGTGGCGGGAGGTCCTCATCGCCGCGGTCCTGCAGGGCGCCGTCTTCGCCGCGGTCAAGGCGGCGATCGACCGGGGCGGAGCCGTGGCCGTCAGGCGCCTGACGGGCACCTGGCCGGACTGA
- a CDS encoding BTAD domain-containing putative transcriptional regulator, with protein sequence MVSTAYLLRAVWDEEPPATARAALQTCVLRLRRLFAKYGISATVIEAVPGGYRMRCDTETLDLVRFRALAARAGSAGDPGEELYRLREALALWQGQPLANVASHLLQEDAVPVLEQERLRVLERVCDLELAAGNCHQVLVDLYESARRHPVRERFTEQLVEALYRTGRQAEALAEYRTVRDRLRDELGIDPGPGLRRLELAILRAEELSPAPPEPPRAAAAAEPAALPAGPSAPVRTAHAVPPVPAFAGRDADRRAVAARLTAADGPRLVVISGAPGIGKSALARQTAHEVQESFPGGVSTLQLTRPDGTPVAVEEAARLMPEPAPGRRLIVLDGAAGAWQVLPLLPAADGAAVLVTSRRQLAAVVATHGGAVHRLDVLRSAEAHALLAGLVGTERIAAEPAATRELAFVCGHFPLALRIAAGRLLTRPGLSVADCAAWLAADPVARLALAEDAGLSVPGVLGQALDALAPELREAFLRLAGRAEDASPPAPDLAAGESESVLEQLVEAGLLEDGPPGPYRLHGLLRIYARWRLRAHETAAAAAPR encoded by the coding sequence GTGGTTTCGACCGCCTACCTGCTGCGTGCCGTATGGGACGAAGAGCCGCCCGCCACGGCGCGCGCCGCACTGCAGACGTGCGTCCTCCGGCTGCGCCGGCTGTTCGCCAAGTACGGCATATCCGCCACCGTCATCGAGGCCGTTCCCGGCGGATACCGGATGCGCTGCGACACCGAGACGCTCGATCTCGTCCGGTTCCGCGCACTCGCGGCCCGGGCCGGATCGGCGGGGGACCCGGGGGAGGAGCTCTACCGGCTGCGCGAGGCGCTCGCCCTCTGGCAGGGGCAGCCCCTCGCCAACGTCGCCTCGCACCTGCTCCAGGAGGACGCGGTACCCGTCCTGGAACAGGAGCGCCTGCGGGTGCTGGAACGGGTATGCGACCTTGAACTCGCCGCCGGCAACTGCCATCAGGTCCTGGTCGACCTGTACGAGAGCGCACGCCGCCACCCGGTACGCGAACGCTTCACCGAACAGCTCGTCGAGGCGCTCTACCGCACCGGACGGCAGGCCGAAGCCCTCGCCGAGTACCGCACGGTCCGCGACCGGCTGCGGGACGAACTCGGCATCGACCCCGGACCGGGACTGCGCCGCCTGGAACTGGCCATCCTGCGCGCCGAAGAGCTCTCGCCCGCCCCGCCGGAACCCCCGCGCGCCGCGGCCGCGGCGGAGCCCGCCGCGCTGCCCGCCGGCCCGTCCGCCCCGGTCCGGACGGCGCACGCGGTGCCGCCCGTACCCGCCTTCGCCGGCCGCGACGCCGACCGCAGGGCCGTGGCCGCCCGGCTCACCGCCGCCGACGGCCCGCGCCTGGTCGTCATCTCGGGAGCGCCGGGCATCGGCAAGTCCGCGCTCGCCCGCCAGACCGCGCACGAGGTCCAGGAGTCCTTCCCCGGAGGTGTGTCGACCCTCCAGCTGACCCGGCCCGATGGGACCCCGGTCGCCGTCGAGGAGGCGGCGCGGCTCATGCCCGAGCCCGCCCCCGGCCGCCGCCTGATCGTCCTCGACGGCGCGGCCGGCGCCTGGCAGGTGCTGCCGCTGCTGCCCGCCGCGGACGGCGCCGCCGTCCTCGTGACCAGCAGGCGCCAGCTGGCCGCCGTCGTCGCCACCCACGGCGGCGCCGTGCACCGGCTCGACGTGCTCCGCTCCGCCGAGGCACACGCCCTGCTCGCCGGGCTCGTCGGCACCGAACGCATCGCGGCCGAGCCCGCGGCGACCCGCGAACTGGCCTTTGTGTGCGGCCACTTCCCGCTCGCCCTGCGGATCGCCGCGGGACGGCTGCTGACCCGGCCCGGCCTGTCGGTCGCCGACTGCGCTGCCTGGCTCGCGGCGGATCCCGTCGCCCGCCTGGCGCTCGCGGAGGACGCGGGGCTCTCCGTGCCCGGTGTCCTGGGGCAGGCGCTCGACGCGCTCGCCCCCGAGCTGCGGGAGGCGTTCCTCCGGCTGGCCGGGCGCGCCGAGGACGCAAGCCCGCCGGCCCCCGACCTCGCGGCCGGTGAGAGCGAGTCCGTACTCGAACAGCTCGTGGAGGCCGGGCTGCTGGAGGACGGGCCGCCCGGCCCGTACCGCCTCCACGGCCTGCTCCGCATCTACGCGCGTTGGCGCCTGCGCGCGCACGAGACGGCGGCCGCGGCCGCACCCCGCTGA
- a CDS encoding TOMM precursor leader peptide-binding protein — translation MTTEPLAPGLSGLPDALGPDAAARFTARLDRDLAALGGPPVTLTPLGLADAFTRPVPEPLDGATVPVHLYGHQAVVGPAGGCARCLERRWQAVRSVALRDALELGGATRAAGDWPYAHPFAASALAALVTAAREPRPGAPAAGGVFPAVRLLDLRTGRVRSYPLVPDPECPVCAAPQEDTAAAAVPELPPAPKHRPGVFRTRPVESYGIDVAAFANPLCGALGPSLVQDVSSTSTSATIGCFSMRSGAYLRETFWGGHTDSFARSAHVGVLEGLERYAGMRARARTTSVTGTLNRFGADAVDPRDVGLYDEAFHRDNPRVRPFDPDREIAWVWGWSLRDRTPRLVPEILTYYHAPGLENRFVQESSNGCASGGSLAEAAYFGLMEVVERDAFLLSWYGRQPLPEIDPASSSRPTTRAMVDRLAMYGYRARFFDTRITFPVPVVTAVAERFDGGPGRMCFGAGAGLDPESALASALCEIATDAVNLPGRTERDEARLRAMAADFDLVTALHDHPLVYGIPEMGAHADFLLRSSGRERPRTVAELRWPDQRGATASDDVRTDLERCVSAVTAEGFDIVLVDQTMPEQRALGLHTVSVLVPGLLPIDFGWSRQRALGMPRMRTGLFAAGLRERPLEPGDLNPAPHPFP, via the coding sequence ATGACCACTGAGCCCCTGGCGCCCGGCCTCTCCGGCCTCCCCGACGCGCTCGGCCCCGACGCGGCGGCCCGCTTCACCGCCCGGCTCGACCGCGACCTCGCGGCGCTCGGAGGCCCCCCGGTCACGCTCACCCCGCTCGGTCTCGCCGACGCCTTCACCCGCCCCGTGCCCGAGCCCCTCGACGGCGCGACCGTGCCCGTGCACCTCTACGGCCACCAGGCGGTCGTCGGGCCGGCCGGCGGCTGCGCCCGTTGCCTGGAACGCCGCTGGCAGGCGGTACGGTCCGTGGCGCTCCGGGACGCCCTCGAACTCGGCGGCGCCACCCGGGCCGCGGGGGACTGGCCCTACGCGCACCCCTTCGCGGCCTCGGCGCTGGCCGCGCTCGTCACGGCCGCCCGGGAGCCCCGCCCCGGCGCTCCCGCAGCGGGCGGCGTCTTCCCCGCCGTCCGGCTGCTGGACCTGCGGACCGGCCGCGTACGCAGCTACCCGCTGGTGCCCGACCCGGAGTGCCCGGTCTGCGCCGCCCCGCAGGAGGACACCGCCGCAGCGGCCGTGCCCGAACTGCCGCCCGCGCCGAAGCACCGGCCCGGGGTGTTCCGCACCCGGCCCGTCGAGTCGTACGGGATCGACGTGGCCGCCTTCGCCAACCCGCTGTGCGGGGCACTGGGCCCCTCGCTCGTCCAGGACGTCTCCTCCACCTCCACCTCCGCCACCATCGGCTGCTTCTCCATGCGCTCGGGTGCGTACCTGCGCGAGACCTTCTGGGGCGGACACACGGACTCCTTCGCGCGCAGCGCGCACGTGGGCGTCCTGGAGGGCCTGGAGCGCTACGCGGGGATGCGGGCCCGGGCCCGCACCACGAGCGTCACCGGCACGCTGAACCGGTTCGGCGCCGACGCGGTGGACCCGAGGGACGTCGGGCTGTACGACGAGGCCTTCCACCGCGACAACCCGCGCGTGCGCCCCTTCGACCCGGACCGGGAGATCGCCTGGGTCTGGGGCTGGTCGCTGCGCGACCGGACGCCCCGCCTGGTCCCGGAGATCCTGACGTACTACCACGCCCCCGGCCTGGAGAACCGGTTCGTGCAGGAGAGCTCCAACGGCTGCGCCTCGGGCGGCAGTCTGGCCGAGGCGGCCTACTTCGGCCTGATGGAGGTCGTCGAGCGCGACGCCTTCCTGCTCAGCTGGTACGGACGTCAGCCGCTCCCGGAGATCGACCCGGCGAGCAGTTCCCGCCCGACCACCCGCGCGATGGTCGACCGGCTGGCGATGTACGGCTACCGGGCCCGGTTCTTCGACACGCGGATCACCTTCCCGGTCCCCGTCGTGACCGCGGTCGCCGAACGCTTCGACGGTGGACCCGGCCGGATGTGCTTCGGCGCGGGCGCCGGCCTCGACCCGGAGTCCGCCCTGGCCTCGGCGCTGTGCGAGATCGCCACGGACGCCGTCAACCTGCCCGGGCGCACCGAGCGCGACGAGGCCCGGCTGCGCGCCATGGCGGCCGATTTCGACCTGGTCACGGCACTGCACGACCATCCGCTCGTCTACGGGATCCCGGAGATGGGAGCCCACGCGGACTTCCTGCTGCGCAGCTCCGGCCGCGAACGCCCGCGGACCGTCGCCGAACTGCGGTGGCCCGACCAGCGGGGCGCGACCGCCTCCGACGACGTGCGCACCGATCTGGAGCGGTGTGTGTCGGCGGTCACCGCCGAGGGGTTCGACATCGTCCTCGTCGACCAGACGATGCCCGAGCAGCGAGCCCTCGGACTGCACACGGTGAGCGTGCTCGTCCCCGGCCTGCTCCCCATCGACTTCGGCTGGTCGCGGCAGCGGGCGCTCGGCATGCCGCGGATGCGGACCGGCCTGTTCGCCGCCGGGCTGCGCGAGCGCCCGCTGGAGCCCGGCGACCTCAACCCGGCACCGCACCCCTTCCCCTGA